The genomic segment CCTTGTTGGTAGAGAAGTCAGACTTGCTGTATCGGGTAGCCTTGCCGGCAGCCTTCAAAGCTGCATCCATCTCTTCATCGGTAGGAAGTTCACCCTCCAGGAAACTGTAAGACAACTCCAGTGTATTCAACTTATCCCATGTCAGGAGCTTGAGAAGCGCCTGGCGGTCTGCGCCGGCATTTACCTTACCATACAGTCCGATAGGATAGTTATTATAAACATAGACGCCTGATGCGTTCTTTTTGCCCAGCGAAGCGATGTCGATGAGAACATCCGTACGGCGCTGTGCATAGAGAATGAGGTTACGCAACTTAGGGAAGTTCTTCTCGTTGACGATATTGGTGATATCTGACAACTGGTTGAAGTTGTTACTTACCAGATTGAGCGTTTCAAGACTCTTGCCCAGATTAACAAAGTTAGTAGGCAACTGAGTCAGACCGTAAGCCTGAACGGTAAGATTCTTCAGATACTTCAGCGAGCAGATTTCATCACCGAGTTTCACCTCACGAATCTGGTTGTTCTCGTTAGCTGCAACAGAGAATGACTCCAGGAACTTGAGATTACCCACTTCCTTAGGAAGAGTTTCGCCACTCTTGAGGTTGACCATGCTGAACTTGACAGAACGTACACGTCCTAAAGCCTCTGGATGATCCTTCACGAAAGCATCAGTAGCTTCCCAGAGCGTTACGCCGCTCCAGTTGCGCATGTTATCGCTGGAATCGAAGGTAGCAATGCTACCCAGTTTCTGGTTGATCATGATGACAGAGAGAGAGTCACCGGCACGGTTGTCCTCAATCTTTGGTGCTGCCTTCTGACGAACGGTCAGGATGACATCCTCTGTAGGTTTGCCATCTGCATCCACCAGTTTATCTTCAGCTTTTACCGGTACTAAGTGAACCTTAGCCACACGAACAGCAGGAACAACATTCATCGCCCAGCGGAACTTGAAGTTCACGGTGCGAGGACGGTACTTTCTGTCCAGCACGATACCCAGGTTAGTACCTGTCAGCTTATTTTCATCCTTGCTGTTCAGGAGCCAGCCCTCACGCTCGCTCTCGTTCTCTGTCTTCTCGGCATCGGTCAGATCACCCTCGAAAGAATACTCTATCTTACCAATCTTGCATTCTACGTTGGCAGAAATCAAACTCTCGAAAGCACGCTTATCGTAAGAACCGGAGTTTTCGATTTCTACAACAGGATTCTTCAGGAAGATCTGCTTGCCATAACCGAACTGGGTGACGGTAAGCTTGCGACTCTGTCCGTTGGCACCCTGGAAGCTGAGTTCTGTGCTGCGGAGCGTGTTGGAAAGAGTAGAATCCACCTTGATGGTACCCTCAACAGAGCCCACGCCGTTGGCAGGCGAAAGCACCAGCCAAGGCTCAGAGGTATTTGCCACCCAGTCCTGTGAGGCAGCGATGGCAATCTGCTCTGTTCCACCCTGAGGACCTATGGCTATCTCCTTTTTATCGAGTGCCAGTCCTCCTGGGATATCGACATCATCCTTATCGCTGCAGGCTGTAAAAAGCCCGGCAGCGAGAACGATACCTAATGTCAGTTTATTCATATATTTCATATTACTACTTTCTTATAGGGTTTAATTTTCGAGATCCAAAGCATCGCAACCGCGGATGTCCTGATTCTTATCGTAGAACAGCTTATACCTACCTGCCTTGATGTATGGGCAGACGCTGGTTACATCGATAGAGATGTTAGGGTTGTCTGCGATATTCAGGATATAAAGGTGAGAGGTCAGTGTTTCTTCTACCTTACGGATATCGTTGGAACCAATCTGGAACTGGATCAGGCTCGGACAGGTTGTGATTCCTGTAGGCCATGTACGCAGGCAACGCTGGTCCTTCCCATCACGCTGGTGGTTGATGGCAAAGGCACGGAGCACGGCACTGTTCAATGGCTGGGTTGGCACCTCGGTGAAGCAGTTGTAGCTCAAGTCCATATTGGTAATGTATGGCAATGTGGTTGAGCGGAAGTCATCAGAGAGGGATGTCAACTTGTTGAATCGGAGGTCGATGACCTGCAGCAGATAAGCCTTCTTGCCCTTGATGGACCCCTTAGGGATGGTGCGCATCTGGTTGCTGCTCAAATCGATGGTTGTGATTGGCGAACCGGCTGTAAACAGCTCTGAAGGGAACTTCTCTATCTTGTTGTACGAGAGAGTAACAGAAGCTGCATTGATACCCTTGTAGGGACCATGATTATTATCTACACCTGTAATCTCGTTGTAAGAGAAGTCTACAGAACCCATCACGCGAACAGAACTTGCATCGAAGATATTCGGAATCTTCTTCAGTTTGTTGTGGGCGAAGGTCAGACTCTCTACATCATCTGTAAAGGCACAGAGATTAGCAGGAATCTCTTCAATCTGGTTGTTGTTCAGATAGAGTGAAGAAAGCGCTACCCCAGAACCGAACGAATGCAACTTCTTGATGTTGTTGTAAGCCAGGTCGAGCAGACCGAGATTTACCATCTTGCTCAAGGCAGATGTCTCAGGGAACTCCTCCAGGTTGTTGTAACTCATATAGAGAATCTGGAGTGTCTTACCTGTCTTCTCCTCAGCTAAGCGGGTCCAATCATTTCTCAACTGATTAGCTGAGATGCCCTTGCATCGTGCCAGGTTCATCGCCTGCAATTTAGGGAGTTTATAGTAGAAGTCTGGAATGCGACTGATCTTCGGACAGTTGTAAAGTTCGATATCGGTCAGGTTTTCCATCTTGTCCCAATCCTCTTCCTTAAACTCCTGTGCAAACTTACCATAAACAGGATCTTTAGCATTGTAGAACTCCGCACAAACCGAGTCGGATGTGATAGAAGAGTTACCGATATAGAACTGCTGCAACTTAGTCAGACGGTAGATGGCCTTAGATACACCTGTAATCTTGTTGGTCAATGTACCGATCTGTGCATCCTTCAGGTTGATACGGCTGTCCTTCTTGATTCTGTTCTTCGGTGCCACCTTAGGATCTGAGTTGTAGCTTTCTACAATCATATTCGACATGTTGGCACGTGGGTCATACTTCAGGAACTTGTTCTCATAGTCGTGACGCATGCTGCTCTTCTTTGCAGCAGTCAGACTGTTTGCATCATAATCATTGAAGATGTTGGCACCAATCTTCTCATCGTGAGAACCGAGGTTGAGCACCTGGAGTTCTGTCAGCTGTCCGATGGCATCAGGTACGATTCCCTTTGCACCGAAACCGGCGATAACGAGACCGATGACACGGCCGTTGCTGTTGAGCGTTACGCCCGGCTGTTCGCCCCACATATCGAGTTCCTTGTTGAAGTTCCAGTTAGCTCCCTTGAAAGTAGCATCGCCATAGAAGCTCCACTCCTTACCATGGAGAGATTCCCAGATAGCCTTCAAAGCCTCATAGTCCTTGATATACTCCTTTGTTTTGGAAAGGAGGATAGGCACCTGAGCTGTATCATTGAGCTGATTATCCTCTACGATAAACGCCTTACCCTTTACAGGCTGGGTTTCGTACTTGGTCTTCACCGCACCTGTCTTGCCGTAGGTGGTATAAGAGGTAACCTGATAAGTACCGGCAGGCAGCCATACGGTAGAATCGCAGTAAGCTGTACCTGTGTCCATATACTTATCGTTCTCATTGTCTGGATTCTGATGCTCTACGCTAGACTCCTTATATTTCACCTTCAGTTCAGGGAAGGTATAGGTCTCACGGGTAAAGAGGTTGGTTACGCTGACATCAACGAGACGGATGTTAGAGAAGAGATACTCAGTACCACCGGCACGGGTCTTCTCCCACTCCTTCACGAGATTGAACTTCACCTTACCACGCTCCACAGTCTCCACCATGAGGTTCTGTACTTCCAGACCGCCACCTACTACAGTGAATGTTTCGCCGGCAGAAGAAGCCAGCAACTCCTCGTCTACAGCATCATAGAGATAGAAACCGATGACGGTGTAAGTACCCGAAGCGAGTTGCAGTTTTTCACTTCTCAGACCATACTCAGCATTCTCTGAATTATAAGAATTGAGCACCAGTGTCTGAGAGACAGTTGTACCGTTGTGCTCCATGACCACCTTGATTTTCTTGGCATCATCCAGTTTCTCAAGTTTGTCAAGGGCAGCAGCACGGGTAGCTCTAGAAGAAACCTTCTTGCTGAGTTTGAACTGCACATATCCGTATGTGCCGTCCCAGCCTCCGGTCTCATCATCCGAGCAACTTGTTGCTGCAAAGGTCAGGAGAGAGACCAAGAGCAACAAGAGTGCCTTTGAAAATATTTTCATTCTGTTCATTACTTTCTAATTTTTCTGATAGAAGTATGTTTCTTGCTTTGATTATCGGTAGGCTCAATTACGAGTACCTTTACCACCTTGCCATTTACCTTGAAAGCCATGAATACAGGAGCTGTCTCAGGAAGCTGGAATGTAAAGTTCAGGTTGTTGTTTTCATCCATGCCTAGTTCTGGATTGATTTCCTTCTTACTGCTATCAATCATATAGAGATAATCAGTCTCCATCATGGTCTCAGGATCCCATTCCTTGATGTAAGGAGTTACGGTGAGCGAAGAACCTACAGCTGCCGAAGCGATATAGATTTCATCACCTGTATAGTTGAGGAAACTGGAAGCCACTTCCTTGTACATTCCGTTTACATCCTTTGTACACTCTACGTCGAGCCAGTTATTCTTCTTGATTGTTGGTGCTGCAGACTGATCATCAGCTGAAGAGTTGGCCTCCTTCTGTACAACATCCATCAGGAAGTAACGGTCGTAATCGCTCTTCACTGTCATGAAGTCTTCCTCCAGCATTCCGTCGAGTCCATTCTCCAGACTCTCGAATACGCTCTGTGGCAATGCATAGACCAGGAACTCACGGCTTCCGCTGCCTAATGGAGCGACTGTGAGCTTCACATCACCCTTTTCACCCTGCAGTTTCACAGCACCAGATGTATCCTCGAACAAACCATTCTCCTTTTTCCCGAAGACTACCAGCTGATAAGCATCACCCAAGGTCTTGAGGGTGAAAGGAACGAAGTTGTAGAAGGTGAAATTGTTGGTATTACCGCCATTCAGGCTAGAACCATTCTGAGTGAACACCTTACCATCAAGAGATACATTCCATACAGCCCACTGTGAAGAGGTTGGATAAGTAACATCCATGGTGCTGGTGGTCATACCATTATAGATAACAGGTATGGTTACAGCAGCCTTGCCATCCTCAGAAGTAAAGGTGATGGTGTAGTTGCCGTCCTTAGCGATGGCATACTTAGCACTTACGCCCTGATTCTCCTTGAAGGAAACACCGCCAACAACAGCCTTGTTAGGTGTACCTACCAGGAAGCCGCCTTCCAAGTCTACCCAAGCTGGAGTATTGGTAACAGCAAAACGGAAGTTTGACTTTACGGTAAACTTGGTGTATACATTGTAACCTACAGTGATACCTGTCTTGGTGATATCATTGCCATCCGCATCGTAAACCGTCAGTATATGGTCGGCAGCCGAACGCTTAACCTCAGCGATGGCAACCTTCTGACCGCCCATATTCAGGAAGAGCTGAGCCACGCTCATATCCTTGCTGGCATCATCAGCAGTAATCTTAACCTTGATAGTCTGCTTGCCTGCAGTACCATTGAGTACGAAGGCGTCTGCTTTCTCGCCCTGCACCAGTTTACACCAGATTTTGTCTGAAGAAAGGCTCCAGCTCTCGTTGGCATCGAAGGTGAAGTCCAACTCAGCACCAGCTGCACCGCCGATAGTCTGTACCTGTGGGAACACAGGAGTTACGGCATCGTCATCGCTGGAACAAGCGGTGAACAGAGTCACTGATACCAGCGTCATCAATACGAGCCAATATTTTGAAATCAATGTTTTCATTTTCTTTTTATTCTACGATTAATATCCTTGTTCTTTCAATTTCTCTGCCTCTGCATCGCTGATCCATTCATACATATTGATGAAGGTTCCTACGTTGCCGAAGGTTGAACCATCCTTGTTGTTAACACTCATGGTGACATACTGCAATACATAGTTCTGGCAGGTGTTATAATAAGAGGTATAGAGAGAAGGCTGGTTGATGCGCAACTTGCCGTCTCCATAGATGGTACCGAACGCCTCGCCGGTTTCACCAGCTATCTGGTCGTCCATCTCTACCTTTGGCTCAAGAATGTTCTTGGTATTGAACTTCAACTTCAGGTTGTAGCCCTTATAGTAAACATCCTTCAGCAGAATGGTATTATCCTCGCCTTCCACTACCTCAGTCTTGATCAGACGGTTGGTTACGTTGTTCAGATACTTGCTGTAGAAGGTAGATGTTACCTTGCACCAGCCAGAGAAGTTGTGGATATCGAAAGGACAAGACTTCTGCATTACCACGTGGGCATAGTCCTTATAGAGATCTGTCCAGTTATACTTCTCCGGAATCACCAGTTTCAGGGTGAAGCCGAGCGAGTCGGTCTTGCCGATGTTATCATAGATACCCTGAATCTTCACATTTCCTACCATCTCGCCCGCCTTGATTGTAACGGTGTTGTTGAGGATGCGGTAATGCTTACCCTCGATGGCATTGCTCTGCTTGTCTACTACCTCCACGCCGAAGGTGCGGTCGTAGTCAGCTTTTTCGGTTGCAGATACAGGCACATTGAAAACCTCATTGCTTTTCTGTACAGCATACTGATAGAGCGTATCAGAGAACATGATATGACTTGGACCAGCATAAGTGGTATAATCCTGTGAACAACTCACAAGAGCGATGAGTGCAGCTACGGCTGCCAAACATCCCATCATTATTTTCTTCATGATCGTCTCCTTATTTTATTTGTTACTTTCATTAGGCTGAATCTCAGAACCTGGTGCCTCAAGTTCATGCTGAGGAATTGGCCAGACAAAGAGAGGGTCATCCTTTTCAACCTTCAGACTGCTCTGCACGAAGTTGGCAGCAGGCTGGTCGGCAGCCTTACGCTCAAATCCCTTGTGCCAGCGCTTGAGGTCGTTCAGACGGAAGCCTTCCATATAGAGTTCCTTCACGCGCTCTGCCTCGATTATCTTCATGGCGTTGCTCTCGCTCATCGAGGTGTTTCCACCATAAGATGAGTAGCGGGCTGTACGCAAGGTAGAGATGTCCTTACCTGCCTTACCATAGTCCTTCTTCATGGCGTAAGCCTCAGCACGAATCAGATACTGCTCTGACAGACGGAATACCATTGGCTGGTGAACATGCAGGATATTGTTGTTCCGGAATTCTGCATCGCCGAAATACTTGCTCAGCAAAGGCCACTGCAAACCGTGCTCATAACCTGTTACACGGGTTGTGAAGATGGCTGCTGCACGGAGGTCATTGCTGTCGAATGAGTTGATGACCCATGTCTCAGGCACATAGTCTGGACGATAAGTTACGAAGTTGTAGTTATCGAAGATGGTACCCAGTGCACCGCCATAGCTGTTCACGGTAAAGCCTACCTTCCAGATTCCTTCTGTAGATTTACCTGCTGTCCATTGATACTGATAATAACTGGTGTTGCCTATCTTCTGTGTGCAGCTTGCCAGCACGTAATACTTACTATCGATTACCTTAGATGCATACTTGATGGCATCATCCCAGCGATGCATATATAAGGATACGCGCGCACGCAAGGCATGACAGGTATACTCGTTGAAGTAAATCTCGTCATAGAGAGTACCAGTGAAGTCTTTGTCTACCTTCAGATATTCAGCAGCCTTGTCAAGGTCTCTCAATATGAAATCGTATGATTCCTTCAGACTGGCTCTCTTCTGTGGCTCATTGCCGTAATAGTGCTCTGTGAGTACAACGCCGAGTTCCTTCTCTGCCTGCTCATCGCTATCGTAAGCCTTGCAGAAGCACTTGATCAGTTCTGAGTAAGCCAGGGCACGGGCAAAGTAAGCCTCGCCCTCATACTGCTCCAACTTATCAAGCTGCTTATCATCGTTGGTTGCAGCCTTTACCTTTTCAACATTATCGAGCAGGAAATTGCATCGGTTGATCACATCATAAAGGTCGGCATATACCGCCTCGATGTCGGTGTTGGTAGCCTTGATATCTTTCCAACGGTAGATATCGCCATAGGCATTAGAGTAGCCCTTCACGCAGTACACGAAGTCTGCCTGCAGATCTGGCAGGATTGTCAGATTTCCCGAATAGAGGGCGCTGCTCTTGAAACTGTCGTAGATACCGTACACCAGCTTGTCCATGTCGTCCACCGTGTTGATAGCCTGGTCCATGCGGATAGAATCCTCAGGATACTTATCAAGACAGGAAGACATCGAGAGGACTAGGATTCCCGACAGGATGTATGTCTTTATATTTTTGATATTCATTTTTTTCTCCTTTCTTGGTTAGAATTGCAATTCAACACCCAGAGTAAACTGGCGTGATGCCGGATACTGTGCCTGGTAAATATTGGATGAAACCTCAGGATCCAGACCGTTGAAACCGGTTACGGTGAAGAGATTCTGTGCCTGACCGTAGATTCTGATCATAGAGAAGAAGTTGGTCTTGCGCAACAGACTCTGTGGCAATGAATAGGACAGACTGAGATTCTTCAGACGGAGGAACGATGCATTCTCCAAGAAGCGGTCGTCGAGCTGGGTTACCTCGCCCCAACGTGGGATGTCGGTAATATCGCCTGGCTGCTTCCAACGGTCGTACAACAGACGGTTTGACTGGTTGTAAGCAGTACCGAAGGTTACACCGCTCTCCTCGAAGTAACGGTCGTTGTTGATCACGTAGCGTGTACCAATCCAGCTGAACTGGGCAGAAAGCTGCAAGCCCTTCCAACGGAAGCTTGTACCGAAACCGCCCATCCAAGGTGCATCATAGGTCTTGCCTGTCATCACCTTGTCGCTCTCGCGGAACTCGTTGGTTACGTTGCCGTTCTTGTCATACCAGAGCTGCTCACCATTCGCTGGATTCACACCGGCATAACGGTTCAGGAAGAACTCGCTTACTGAGTGACCTACCACATACTTCAAACCGGTGGTTGAGTTTACATACTCGGTTACACCGTTATAGAGTTCCTTCAATCGGTTCTGGTTGTAAGATACGTTGGCACTTACATTCCAGGTGAAGTCGCGTGTGCGGATTACATCGCCGTCAGCACTCAGCTCGATACCCTTGTTAGCCATCACACCTACGTTCTTCCAGCGATAGCCCTCGCCGGTAACGGTGTAAGACTCAGGAACGCGCATCAGCATATTGGAGGTACGCTTGTAGTAAGCCTCGAAGCTGAAGTTGATTCTGTCGAGGAAGCCCAAACGGAGGGCGAAGTTGTTTGCCCATGTTGACTCCCAACCCAATTCCTCATTACCACTCTGTGATGGATAGAAACCGGCAGTACCATCGTAGTTGGCACCACCAGAAACCAGAGCCAGGTGATAATAGTTAGGAATCTCAGAGTTACCCGATGTACCGGTACTTACGGCAATCTGGGCTGTGCTGAGCCACTTCATATCCTTCAGCCAGTCGGTAGACTTCACGTTGTACATGAAACCGAGCGACCAGAATGTACCCCAGCGATGATCCTTACCGAAACGTGAAGAAGCATCGGTACGCAGAGAGAAATCGGCATAGTAGAGCTCCTTATAGTTATACTCGCCACGCATGAAGAATGACAGGTAAGAATAATCAGAAGATGAATCTGCCCAGCGGCTGGCACGTGTACCTGATGATACATTGGTCAGGAGATCGCTGGTCTGACCCTTGGAATATACCTGGAAACCATCTGAGTGGAAATTGACAGCCTCCTGACCCAGCATCACGTTGAACGAATGGATATCGTTCAGAGTGAAACGGTAGTTAGCCGTAGTAGTCTCTGTCAGGTTGATGGCATCGCTGCTCTGGCGTGCCGCAGTACCCTGTCCGTGATTTGAAGAGAGACTTGGGAACGACTGGAGGAACGCTGTAGAATGGGTGAAATCGGCACCGAACTGAGTACGTATAGTCAGATTCTCTATCGGATAGATTTCAGCATACATGGTAGAGAGCACCTTATATTTCTTGTTCTTGATAGGATTCAAGCCCATGTAAACGATAGGGTTCTCGCTGGTTCCAGCCCAGTTGCCTGCTGAAAGTGAAGCCAGACTGCCATCCTTTGCGTATGGATTCCAGTAAGGCAGCATGAATCGGCATGCTGAGATAGGAGTAACGGTAGTATAGCTGCCGTCGTCAGCCTGCTGAGCC from the Segatella copri genome contains:
- a CDS encoding DUF5003 domain-containing protein, giving the protein MKTLISKYWLVLMTLVSVTLFTACSSDDDAVTPVFPQVQTIGGAAGAELDFTFDANESWSLSSDKIWCKLVQGEKADAFVLNGTAGKQTIKVKITADDASKDMSVAQLFLNMGGQKVAIAEVKRSAADHILTVYDADGNDITKTGITVGYNVYTKFTVKSNFRFAVTNTPAWVDLEGGFLVGTPNKAVVGGVSFKENQGVSAKYAIAKDGNYTITFTSEDGKAAVTIPVIYNGMTTSTMDVTYPTSSQWAVWNVSLDGKVFTQNGSSLNGGNTNNFTFYNFVPFTLKTLGDAYQLVVFGKKENGLFEDTSGAVKLQGEKGDVKLTVAPLGSGSREFLVYALPQSVFESLENGLDGMLEEDFMTVKSDYDRYFLMDVVQKEANSSADDQSAAPTIKKNNWLDVECTKDVNGMYKEVASSFLNYTGDEIYIASAAVGSSLTVTPYIKEWDPETMMETDYLYMIDSSKKEINPELGMDENNNLNFTFQLPETAPVFMAFKVNGKVVKVLVIEPTDNQSKKHTSIRKIRK
- a CDS encoding BACON domain-containing protein, with the protein product MKYMNKLTLGIVLAAGLFTACSDKDDVDIPGGLALDKKEIAIGPQGGTEQIAIAASQDWVANTSEPWLVLSPANGVGSVEGTIKVDSTLSNTLRSTELSFQGANGQSRKLTVTQFGYGKQIFLKNPVVEIENSGSYDKRAFESLISANVECKIGKIEYSFEGDLTDAEKTENESEREGWLLNSKDENKLTGTNLGIVLDRKYRPRTVNFKFRWAMNVVPAVRVAKVHLVPVKAEDKLVDADGKPTEDVILTVRQKAAPKIEDNRAGDSLSVIMINQKLGSIATFDSSDNMRNWSGVTLWEATDAFVKDHPEALGRVRSVKFSMVNLKSGETLPKEVGNLKFLESFSVAANENNQIREVKLGDEICSLKYLKNLTVQAYGLTQLPTNFVNLGKSLETLNLVSNNFNQLSDITNIVNEKNFPKLRNLILYAQRRTDVLIDIASLGKKNASGVYVYNNYPIGLYGKVNAGADRQALLKLLTWDKLNTLELSYSFLEGELPTDEEMDAALKAAGKATRYSKSDFSTNKEDYLDKLVGDTCKWLLSGKVNPVTCKHKDGSVVSKDVYPYQVPRVLPNCRQLSLNLNFFTGKVPNWILFHPHLVEWNAPTMIFNQQPKGKNSDGAAVGFSNMTEDSYSYDYYYGTSDPGSQWEVRGVAYPLYYRKYVAAGDINEAALMAKYRRTKKK
- a CDS encoding SusC/RagA family TonB-linked outer membrane protein produces the protein MRRLTLLLVSLVLLSIQSVLAQSFSVKGTVVSADDNEPMIGVTIMQEGTSNGVVTDIDGNYTIEIKGASKATLVYSYVGCVTQKHVVKAQTNTLNITLASDSKMMDEVVVVAYGVRKKGTIAGSVSAVKSEKIENVPAASFDQALQGQSTGLQVISSSGEPSKAATFQIRGTNSINSGKSPLFILDGVPISSSDFNTLSPNDIESISVLKDASSTSIYGARAANGVVVITSKRGLAMDKAKITLRAQYGFSELAQTNWKMMNTDERIQFEKEVGLDTGKDYNLLSRVNVNWLDEVFNDRAPLQSYELSINRATDRLNYYVSGGFYDQDGIAQNSTFRRYNIRTNADVKAGKWLKVGTNTMAAYEEAQQADDGSYTTVTPISACRFMLPYWNPYAKDGSLASLSAGNWAGTSENPIVYMGLNPIKNKKYKVLSTMYAEIYPIENLTIRTQFGADFTHSTAFLQSFPSLSSNHGQGTAARQSSDAINLTETTTANYRFTLNDIHSFNVMLGQEAVNFHSDGFQVYSKGQTSDLLTNVSSGTRASRWADSSSDYSYLSFFMRGEYNYKELYYADFSLRTDASSRFGKDHRWGTFWSLGFMYNVKSTDWLKDMKWLSTAQIAVSTGTSGNSEIPNYYHLALVSGGANYDGTAGFYPSQSGNEELGWESTWANNFALRLGFLDRINFSFEAYYKRTSNMLMRVPESYTVTGEGYRWKNVGVMANKGIELSADGDVIRTRDFTWNVSANVSYNQNRLKELYNGVTEYVNSTTGLKYVVGHSVSEFFLNRYAGVNPANGEQLWYDKNGNVTNEFRESDKVMTGKTYDAPWMGGFGTSFRWKGLQLSAQFSWIGTRYVINNDRYFEESGVTFGTAYNQSNRLLYDRWKQPGDITDIPRWGEVTQLDDRFLENASFLRLKNLSLSYSLPQSLLRKTNFFSMIRIYGQAQNLFTVTGFNGLDPEVSSNIYQAQYPASRQFTLGVELQF
- a CDS encoding DUF4984 domain-containing protein produces the protein MKKIMMGCLAAVAALIALVSCSQDYTTYAGPSHIMFSDTLYQYAVQKSNEVFNVPVSATEKADYDRTFGVEVVDKQSNAIEGKHYRILNNTVTIKAGEMVGNVKIQGIYDNIGKTDSLGFTLKLVIPEKYNWTDLYKDYAHVVMQKSCPFDIHNFSGWCKVTSTFYSKYLNNVTNRLIKTEVVEGEDNTILLKDVYYKGYNLKLKFNTKNILEPKVEMDDQIAGETGEAFGTIYGDGKLRINQPSLYTSYYNTCQNYVLQYVTMSVNNKDGSTFGNVGTFINMYEWISDAEAEKLKEQGY
- a CDS encoding RagB/SusD family nutrient uptake outer membrane protein is translated as MNIKNIKTYILSGILVLSMSSCLDKYPEDSIRMDQAINTVDDMDKLVYGIYDSFKSSALYSGNLTILPDLQADFVYCVKGYSNAYGDIYRWKDIKATNTDIEAVYADLYDVINRCNFLLDNVEKVKAATNDDKQLDKLEQYEGEAYFARALAYSELIKCFCKAYDSDEQAEKELGVVLTEHYYGNEPQKRASLKESYDFILRDLDKAAEYLKVDKDFTGTLYDEIYFNEYTCHALRARVSLYMHRWDDAIKYASKVIDSKYYVLASCTQKIGNTSYYQYQWTAGKSTEGIWKVGFTVNSYGGALGTIFDNYNFVTYRPDYVPETWVINSFDSNDLRAAAIFTTRVTGYEHGLQWPLLSKYFGDAEFRNNNILHVHQPMVFRLSEQYLIRAEAYAMKKDYGKAGKDISTLRTARYSSYGGNTSMSESNAMKIIEAERVKELYMEGFRLNDLKRWHKGFERKAADQPAANFVQSSLKVEKDDPLFVWPIPQHELEAPGSEIQPNESNK
- a CDS encoding DUF4458 domain-containing protein: MNRMKIFSKALLLLLVSLLTFAATSCSDDETGGWDGTYGYVQFKLSKKVSSRATRAAALDKLEKLDDAKKIKVVMEHNGTTVSQTLVLNSYNSENAEYGLRSEKLQLASGTYTVIGFYLYDAVDEELLASSAGETFTVVGGGLEVQNLMVETVERGKVKFNLVKEWEKTRAGGTEYLFSNIRLVDVSVTNLFTRETYTFPELKVKYKESSVEHQNPDNENDKYMDTGTAYCDSTVWLPAGTYQVTSYTTYGKTGAVKTKYETQPVKGKAFIVEDNQLNDTAQVPILLSKTKEYIKDYEALKAIWESLHGKEWSFYGDATFKGANWNFNKELDMWGEQPGVTLNSNGRVIGLVIAGFGAKGIVPDAIGQLTELQVLNLGSHDEKIGANIFNDYDANSLTAAKKSSMRHDYENKFLKYDPRANMSNMIVESYNSDPKVAPKNRIKKDSRINLKDAQIGTLTNKITGVSKAIYRLTKLQQFYIGNSSITSDSVCAEFYNAKDPVYGKFAQEFKEEDWDKMENLTDIELYNCPKISRIPDFYYKLPKLQAMNLARCKGISANQLRNDWTRLAEEKTGKTLQILYMSYNNLEEFPETSALSKMVNLGLLDLAYNNIKKLHSFGSGVALSSLYLNNNQIEEIPANLCAFTDDVESLTFAHNKLKKIPNIFDASSVRVMGSVDFSYNEITGVDNNHGPYKGINAASVTLSYNKIEKFPSELFTAGSPITTIDLSSNQMRTIPKGSIKGKKAYLLQVIDLRFNKLTSLSDDFRSTTLPYITNMDLSYNCFTEVPTQPLNSAVLRAFAINHQRDGKDQRCLRTWPTGITTCPSLIQFQIGSNDIRKVEETLTSHLYILNIADNPNISIDVTSVCPYIKAGRYKLFYDKNQDIRGCDALDLEN